In the bacterium genome, GGGACGCGGCGATATTATGGAAAACCTTCGACTCGTCGGCGGAGGCTCCTTCTTTTTGGGAAGATAAATACCGGCTCGAGCCTGTGCCGGGCAAAGTAGCCGTAGACCTCATCTTCAATACGTTCTGCTTGACGAGCGACGTCGAGGCGCAACGGGTCCGCGAGGTCGCCGCGGCGTTCGGCGACGCCGTCGCGTTACGCGAATACGACGCGAGCGACCCGGCGACGCTCCGACGCTACGGCCGAAGCCGCGGGATCTTCGTCGACGGCGAAGAAATATTTTGGGGGTACGAGGCCCCGCGAGAAGGGATACGCGACGCGATCTCAAAAGCGTTGACGCGCGAGCGGAAATAATACACAATACGCCAAGGGGGTTCCTATGACTTTACGCCGCGTTATTAAATTGCTAGTAGCTTTGGCCGTATGCCAGCTCGCCGGCGTGGTTGGTTCTTTCTTCACCACGCCCGCGATCTCCGGGTGGTACGCCGCCCTGGAAAAACCCGGTTTCACGCCCCCCAACTGGGTATTTTCGCCGGTTTGGATAGGGCTCTTCGTGCTGATGGCGGTCGCTGCGTTCCTGGTTTGGGACAAAGGTTTTTCGGTCAAGAGCGTGAAGACGGCGTTGGCGTTTTTCGGCGTCCAATTACTGCTTAACGTTTTATGGTCCGTACTCTTCTTCGGCTGCCGTTCCCCCTTCCTCGCCCTCGTCGAAATCGTCGCGTTATGGCTGGCGATAGCGGTTACGGTTTTGACGTTTTACCGCGTATCCAAGCCGGCCGCTTTTCTCCTTATCCCATATCTCCTTTGGGTTAGCTTTGCCGCAGCGCTCAACTACGAGATTTTGCGACTCAACACTTAGGGAAGCCAAGGGCATTAGCTTATAAAAAAATAACCGGGGGTATACGTGGCGGACGGGTTGGTAATAATTACCGGCGGGACCGGGTTCATTGGGCGAGGGTTGACTCGCAAACTCGCCGCGAGCGGGTACGACGTGGCCGTACTTACGCGGCGTGCCGACGCGTACCCCAAAGGATGGGAGGGCCACGTCCAATACGCGCGATGGGACGGCCATACCGCCGCGGGTTGGGGCGCGCTGGCGGACGGCGCCGCGGCCATCGTCAACCTCGCGGGGGCGAACATCGCGGCCCGGCGGTGGACGGCGGCCGTAAAAAAAACCATCCTCCGGAGCCGCCTCGCCGCCGGCGACGCCGTCGTAGAAGCCGTCTCGGCGGCCAAGGTTAAACCGGGGGTATTGGTGCAAGCCTCGGCCGTCGGCATCTACGGCTCGCGCGGCGACGAGGAGTTGGACGAATCGGCGCCGCCGGGGGACGGGTTCCTGGCCGACGTCGCGCGAAGGTGGGAGGGCTCAACCGCGGCCGTAGAGGAAGCGGGCGTACGGCGGGTCGTAATCCGCAGCGGCATCGTTTTGGGCCGAGACGGCGGCGTTTTACCGCGGCTGTCGCGGCCCTTTAAATATTTCGCGGGGGGGCCGCTGGCCGGCGGCCGCAATTGGGTCTCGTGGGTCCACTACGACGACGAAATAGACGCTATTAGCTTTCTAATCGAGACGGACGAAGCAAGCGGCGCCTATAATTTATGCGCGCCGGAGCCGTTGAAGAGTCGCGATTTTTCACGTATTATGGGTAAGACGCTGAATAGGCCGTGGTGGTGGCCGATACCGGGCGTTCTAATACGCGCGTTGTACGGCGAGATGGCGGACGCGCTGTTGTTAGCCAGCGAAAGAGCCGTACCCAAACGGTTGCTCGAGGCCGGCTTTACGTTCCGGTATCGCGCCGCGGAAGCAGCCTTAAATAACCTACTAACGCCGCAGCGAGGTGAACCCGCTTGAGGACTTAAACCCGGCCACCGGTTCGCCCCAGCCATAGATATTAAGTTTTAAATTAAATAACCCCAAACCGCGAATCCACCAGCATAAGGAGGTGATCTGAGTGAAGAATTTAAACGCGCTGGATTGGATTGCACTGATACTAGTAATAGTCGGGGGCTTGAACTGGGGCTTAGTCGGGATATTCGGTTTCGACCTCGTCGCCTGGATTTTCGCCAGCATTTACGTCGTCGCCCGCATCGTATACATCCTCGTCGCCCTGGCCGCTATTTACATGATAATAATAGCGGCGATGCTACGTAAGAAATGACGCCGGCCGCGGCGCGGGGAGCTCCCCTTCCCCGCGCCGCACCCGCATCCAATCGGCCCATTCCAAAATATTCCTAATATGAAAAAAGGGGAAAGC is a window encoding:
- a CDS encoding TIGR01777 family oxidoreductase; the encoded protein is MADGLVIITGGTGFIGRGLTRKLAASGYDVAVLTRRADAYPKGWEGHVQYARWDGHTAAGWGALADGAAAIVNLAGANIAARRWTAAVKKTILRSRLAAGDAVVEAVSAAKVKPGVLVQASAVGIYGSRGDEELDESAPPGDGFLADVARRWEGSTAAVEEAGVRRVVIRSGIVLGRDGGVLPRLSRPFKYFAGGPLAGGRNWVSWVHYDDEIDAISFLIETDEASGAYNLCAPEPLKSRDFSRIMGKTLNRPWWWPIPGVLIRALYGEMADALLLASERAVPKRLLEAGFTFRYRAAEAALNNLLTPQRGEPA
- a CDS encoding DUF378 domain-containing protein, whose translation is MKNLNALDWIALILVIVGGLNWGLVGIFGFDLVAWIFASIYVVARIVYILVALAAIYMIIIAAMLRKK
- a CDS encoding TspO/MBR family protein, which encodes MTLRRVIKLLVALAVCQLAGVVGSFFTTPAISGWYAALEKPGFTPPNWVFSPVWIGLFVLMAVAAFLVWDKGFSVKSVKTALAFFGVQLLLNVLWSVLFFGCRSPFLALVEIVALWLAIAVTVLTFYRVSKPAAFLLIPYLLWVSFAAALNYEILRLNT